The following proteins are co-located in the Clostridiales bacterium genome:
- a CDS encoding S-layer homology domain-containing protein: MKKIMTLIVSASMIMGSAAAVYGADYSDLKNTNWAYEAVNAMSNQNIVKGYPDGSFHPSDTVTYGEFIKMALTADTGSDIGNAESGYWAESYYNKALEEKYFLVTDIGKSMLSMEIPRSDMALIISAILGEATIENYEELQKNIKDISYKTKHEYDITKAYATGILTGYTDKTFRPDNTLTRAEAATVIYRLVDESKRVLPVIGGAEAEENRPLAEVITNYKSFYTENGYLDEDLAAVESYSIDKDPDKYGMTLKENRGTKWIEFPANINKDVGLVYLVKDNIVIDLTGRGYGSGKVGTAGYDSDIDITTVDYIASLKTSRHHITLIKNPFKQ, from the coding sequence ATGAAGAAAATTATGACACTGATCGTTTCCGCCTCAATGATCATGGGATCGGCGGCAGCGGTCTATGGAGCCGATTACAGCGATCTAAAAAACACCAACTGGGCATATGAGGCAGTGAATGCCATGTCAAACCAAAACATTGTGAAAGGGTATCCCGACGGCAGCTTCCACCCCAGCGATACCGTTACCTATGGAGAGTTTATTAAAATGGCGCTGACCGCAGATACTGGGTCGGATATCGGTAATGCTGAATCTGGATATTGGGCAGAGTCGTACTATAACAAGGCCCTTGAAGAGAAATACTTTCTCGTAACTGATATCGGTAAGTCTATGTTATCGATGGAAATCCCAAGAAGCGATATGGCACTGATCATAAGTGCGATCCTTGGAGAGGCAACAATTGAGAACTATGAGGAACTGCAGAAAAACATAAAGGATATCAGTTATAAAACAAAGCATGAGTACGATATTACAAAAGCATATGCTACTGGAATATTGACTGGATATACGGACAAAACCTTTAGGCCGGACAATACCTTGACCCGTGCAGAAGCGGCCACAGTAATTTATCGGCTGGTGGATGAGAGCAAGCGGGTGCTGCCTGTTATTGGGGGAGCTGAGGCAGAAGAAAACAGGCCGCTGGCAGAGGTGATTACGAATTATAAGTCCTTTTATACAGAAAATGGATACTTAGACGAAGATTTAGCAGCTGTTGAATCATATTCAATTGATAAAGATCCAGACAAATACGGAATGACTTTAAAAGAGAATAGAGGAACAAAATGGATAGAATTTCCTGCAAACATAAACAAAGATGTTGGGTTAGTTTACTTAGTAAAAGATAATATAGTAATCGATCTTACGGGGCGGGGATATGGTTCTGGTAAGGTCGGTACTGCTGGATATGATTCAGATATAGATATAACAACGGTAGATTATATTGCATCATTAAAAACAAGTCGGCATCATATCACATTAATAAAAAATCCATTCAAACAATAA